The genomic DNA CAGTGGGACTTCTGGTGATAAAAGTATATCAACATTCAGTTTTCATAGTAAAGTTAACAATAAAGCAGCTTTCTTTAATTTGACAAAGCTTCCCTGATGAACAGAAGCAACAAATGCAAGCCCAAAGTAATATAGAATGTCTATTAATGAAATCAACATTGAGCTTTTAACCTCAAAACTCTACTGTTATTACTACAAAGATTTTAATCAAGTATTCCAGACACTTAAGACTAGAGCAATGGAAGAAGTGTTTCAAAGTCACACGTGCATATGTGTAACATGATGTAAAGTGCAACAatgacagcagaacagcaagatCCCAGGCTACAGCAAGAGGGTTTGCTCAAATACAACAGCCATGggcacagaaaaaagaaaagctgcttaccttctgaaggcctcaggtatgcagggatctccagcaagatccccttgcctccactgccagcccctAAAGGAGgactgggaaggggtggatcctggctccagcccttctgatCACTcagtacattgcatgcacctgagctcccctggactggccctgccttcccaccaggctCCATCACAGGTGCAAGCTGTGATTTGGCATTTCTACTACAGAATACTAATAGTCAACTATGCCCAACTGTAACAAATTTGTTTTATATAACAGAGCCTACATTCTGTCTGCATGGCCTTTTCCATAGTCTAGCACAGGGAAGAAGCTGATTTCAGCCACAGGCCTTCTACTCTTTATGGTAATAGGAACTATTTAGGCAGAGCCAGTATATGAGAGTATGAATGAGGAAGGATTCAGCAGCATTACATCCTCAAGTTTACTTCCCTAAGTTATAATTAGTTCTGCTACACAAGCATTTAGAGCATCAGGGAAAAAGATTGTCACTTATTAACACAACACCTTATTTTTGCACAGTATGTGCAAGAGGAAGTTGATTCTATTTCTTCAATACAGGTGGAGAGGGAAATCCATGTGATCCACTGGCAGATCATGAGTTTGTTTCAATAAATCTTGCACAAATAGCACCAAACATGGATTGGGAGGGGCAAGCTACAGGAAAAGCACTTCTTTTCACAGTTATTTGTATTGCAGAGATGTGAGCTAGTTAATTATTAAATCTTCAAGCGTTATCATGAATCCtcaaataaaatcagatgaGTGTTTCTTTGCACctataaatcaaataaaaagttACTGTGCAAGCACTTCAGCATTGTTGtacaaaagctgattttcagagCTGCAATATCTTCCCCTTCTTACACTAGAAAAATTTCAGGCATCCCCATGTTTAAAACTGTAAAGAGAACCATGGCAGAAAAATGGTCCATACGACTCAAACATGTGCTAAGGAAACAACTGCATTATAAGCATTCTCCTTACCATGAAAAACAGTGAGGAAAGATAATCTGCACATAGAAACAAACAGGAATCAATCAGTGACTGGCAAGTCCCTGTGAAGCTGGTGAGCCAAGTTTTTCATGCATTCTGTAATGGTAATTCATCACTCCTCAGTgataaaaacagagcaaagtTTAACAAAATGCTGTCAAACTTGCCTGGCCTTTGGAAGCTGAGAGTCACCTGAGGAATTACAGTCATCCTGATGTCATCCACAATATGTATTTGAAAACTGCTAACCCCACTGAATATTGAACAGCTAGCTATATATCCATTAATGAGAAGAAATCTGTTCTTATGCTGCCACTTAAGTTAGAAATCAGGTGAAGGTAGAAATCTGTAATTTGCAATGGCTGTTTCTCATATCTCATTGCTCGGGGTCACTCCAATTGctaacatttaaaaaggaatCATACAAATCTCCAATTCTTACCCACGTATTCAGAAACTCCAGCAAACCCCCAAGTTCAGGCTTTCAGACTAAAGGGCAAAGAACTACAAGTGTCCATGATCTTTCTAGATGCAGTGTTTCTGTAATTTGAAGTTAGACTAATTCCCACATTGATAAGGAAAACACGCtgacaaacaaaaaccagaccAACATCAACTTAAACTACCACCCACTTTTCAAGGTTTGGAAAAGGCTGGATCCTAGGGCACCATGACTTCATTCAACAAAGTCATATGAAACTTTTCTATAAGTTTTCCAATAAGGCATCAGTTGAAGTTGACACTGTTCTCCATTTGAATCTTTGAAGAGCTAAACTTTATCTACCTTGTCCTGGTGAATGTTCCCTGAAGATCTAAAATAGGTCACATGAAGATAAATTCTTAGGGTAATCACTACTGCAAAGAATCCATAAATACTATTAGATCTTTCTATAtgtacatttatatataaagaTAATAGAGAACAAGCCAAGGGGGACACTGTCTTTTAATAAATTTTGGAATTAAAAAGTCACTTAATAAAATTGCAGTTGTATCACATGAAAAAGTTTACATGCAGGtcatttatctgattttttttttttttaaactatagaaaatgaaaatctttgtTAAAACTCACAAAGTTTGTCTCCTGTGGCCAGTTGGAGTATATTCTGAAGGGGCTGCACGAAGTTGGCTTAAGTTAACCAAGAAACCCTTAGGTATGAAAGAAATTCCAactaaaacaattaaaatatatatatttataattccAGGTCCTCAAAGGAAATTGGAATAGATTTTGAACAAAGCTTTGAGTCATCACGAAGGAACCCAATTTTAGCATCTTCTGGGAGGTGTAATGGTGAAACTGGCATTGAAACCTAACAGAAATGAGTTACTTTagaagctgtgtgtgtttttctcccTACTGCAAAATCCTTACATTtggagatttctttttctatttatgACTCAGTAATATCATGCATTTAGCAAACTGGCATCTATTCAGATCTGCTgaatttttatatgaaaatagCACATGGCcatgaagcagaaaacagcatcatGTGTGCCACCTTTTTCCTACATGCGTGCACAGCACTTCAGGGTGATACTGAGAACTACGTAAGAACATCAAACTCAAAGCCATTCATCTCTCCAGTGCAATGGATCCTGAAAGGAATCCGTTATCCCAAATCCAAGGGATTATCCAAAGTTTCTCCAACTTCTTACAAAAGATAAACTCAAAGCAAGTTGGTTAGAATGCCAGTTTCTTCAAGCAACTGATACTTCAGATAAAAGTAGCGAGATCCTCTTAAAATGAAACTTCAACTGCTTTGTCACAACTCAatcatttttatgaagaaaaaaggcattgtTACAATGGCTCAAAAATCGTTCCTTTAGTTGTAAGCAGAATTGGTCAAAAGGTTGATTGCACCTTCTAGCTAGCAAAGGTCTTTCCCAcatcttctttccctttgtaTTTCCTCTTGCCATGTGTGAAGGGTATATATCTGTACTTTATCAtatgctgtgaagaaaaaaaataccaattttTAGAGACAAGAAATATAGATAACGTttacaaaaaatgtttcataataCATCATATAACTGACACAGTCCTCTAGGGAGAAAGTTCTACAGCACTTCAGAAGCTAACCATAAAGGTTAACTGGCTTAAAGAATGCTATGAGCCTGATTTTCACATTTGGTTACACTCAAACAACATAGAGAGCACAGTAAAGTTTGCTCATAAGGGGACTGCAGGGAACTCCTGCCACTTAGTTTACATTTGAGTAATGGTACTTCATCAAAATTCTGAgtgtctggaaagaaaatgattctCCTTTTAAAACATCAACAAATATTAAGAATGTAATGCAGCAAACTGGACAGAGGTTGAAACAACACTGCACATTTTGACATCACAAATGCTATTCTGTTCTTAGCAAGTTACCTTGATTTGCCTCTTCATAGTGATACAAAACAGCATAATGAAGTACATCACAAGGATTGGCCAAAAAACAGGAACGTTGAAAGCCTCAAAGAATGTACATGCCATAGCAACCAGGATGCCTTTAGTGGCCGAGTGccttaaaaatagcattaacAATTAATCCTTCAACACCAGTCACCATTAATTAATGCAGATATTTacacatttcagaaacagaacgTGGGCAAAAAGACCGACTCACCAGAATTTAAACTCTGGGAGCCTCCTAATGAAAGGCCGAAATTCTTCATTTTGCCTTGTAGGTAAGGAAGGACCAtcatctgaaggagaaaaaataacagtCAACTCTCACTGTTACATAGATTCCAGTTACTGTTGTGGCTTTAGTGTAACAGGGTTggtttcccattaaaaaaagataacaaaaatgaGTGCCAGGTCATTGAGTTATTGCAGGGAGAATTTAAGTCATGTACACCTCTGTCAAAACAAAGATTAACAAAATATGGAATTGTTCAAgacctgaaaaaaatcactttggaGACCAATTTCATAGCAGTTTCTAATTTAAGCTGTATGGAGTTTTTGCAAGTTGAAGAATACAGTGTCAGACTGGAACTGCACAGCCTTACAGTATTATATCAGTATATATATCAGACAAAATGAGCCAGAAATTTAATTAAGTTCAAAACTACTGCAGAATGAATTCACCATACCTGAATCTTCCATTAAAGAGGGATCTACCTTTGGCGACAAGAAAGCTATAAAGAGATTTAGATGGTAAATTCCCAAGGCATATGTCACAATGTACCAACCctgaagaaagggaggaaacaaaggagaaaaggttAAAGACCTCCTGCACACCACTGTCAGATATTTTCAATCAAACAATTTGGTTTCTGCTTCCTTAATAAGTGCTTCTCCATGTCCTCACGTTCACATGAGaggttttcttcttaaaaacaaagcaacagcaaaaaaacatgttttccacTATTTCTATACTGatagaaaacaaagttttcatttcaatttaCTTACATATTGACTAAGCTTATTGGAAGACCAGCAAAAACTTTAAATCTATCATTCTTAATAAGCCAAACATTTCTTAAATTTCCCTACAGTAAACCTAATATGTTAATTACAACAAACCTTAACATGAGTGGTACACTGATGGATTTAATGAAAGCTTTTCTCGGACACCTGGTTTCCATGTTCAAAATGCAGATAtcataaaagcagcaaaaagcaagaaagcaaggCTTGCTTTGTTTGAAGCATCTTTGTAGGCTTCAGTCTCTTAAATATTCCTATTaccactgctctgcacagttCTTGCGCTCAATCTGCAATCTCCAGTTTTCTGAAATCACCATTCTCGAGCTCTACACTGAACTGCAGACTGGCACGAGATGCAGGCATCTGATCAGTGCAGAAACAGCCTGCAGAAGTGccaaaaaagcaaatttctcaGTTTGCATGGCCAAAGGTAACCATGGGCTCCTGAACAAATTAGTCAGCTTTAACAATAAAAAACTTTAATGGCTACGAAGCTCTCAGAAATTTATTACGTAATTTCAACAGCATTACTGCAGTATTTCCACTTTACCATCAAATAAATAATCTTCAGCATTCACAAATTCTTTAGTCTGAAGGCAGGAGTTGAACACCAGCAAGAGCTTCCTCCTCAGACTACCTGATCTACCCTTAGAGTGTTTGAATGACAAAATGCAATTCCTGAAATCCTCCTAACAGGAATAACAGAACACTGATGATGGCTGAAACTGATCAGTAAGCCCAGTTTTCCTACCTGCAGTAAATAAACTCTAATCATGTAGATAAAACTCAGACCCAAAGTTACGATCCATCGCACTGCAGTATATGGAGTAGATTTGTCTAACCAGGACTGGTAGATCTAGGAAGAAATACAGTAAGCAGCTGTAAAATATATGCTGCCCAGTGAATAAGGCGTATTTCAGGGCAGCATTAGAAATAGTAAGcatttggaaatatattttggaaAGGAGAGTAACATGAAACATTCTTATTACAATTAACTTTAATAATAAACATAAATCTTTGAGAATACAAGCTCTACATTTCCACAAAGGCCAGAAAACCCCAACTCCCAATACTTGGGGCATCAGAAAGAAACCCAGAATTTCAACCTTTTATTCTTTATCTCCCTTAAGTTTACTTTCCTTCACATGATTATGACAGGGAACGTAAAGCAACATTTTTTGATGATAAGTGCATATTTCCACTGTGATACATACATGATTAATACATACACATTAAGAATCCCATTAAACTACGCACTAGAATATTtgtctatttttaaagcatgtcaAATGAAATCTTCTGTAcagatttcagcatttcagcagttCATCCAACCTCAAACTCACTGAGGTGTGCATTGCTTTGCATTGAGTCCTGCTTCTAATGGAGTCAGAGAAATCCTAGAGAAAACCAACCTGCCCAAGTCTTGTGAAAAATCGATAGACCACAGAAGGCTTTCCATGAACAGACTCACCAATGCTGTCCCCTTCTGACATGgttgctgtgaaaataaaacaacacataggtaacatttcaaacaaaaagctgaGCGCTGTGAAACTTCATACTACAGAACACCTTATGTTCTTACAGTCTTTTGGACAACcctacttgaaaaaaaaaaagtattcttgGAGAAGAcatttattcagaaagaaattctgttctAGAAGAAATTGTCAAGAAGGTAAAGAAAAGAGTATTTTACAAAGGGAAGAGAGGATCCAACCCATCTTAGGGAAGGAGAAACAAATCCACACAGAAATGCAGGGATGAGCCCTGTTAGACATCACCTTGATAAGGCAGGAGCTGAGTTATAACATGTAAGCACCGATATGCACTGCAGCACCACCTCAGTGCCtaaacacaaagaacaaaaccaaaataaataattttctttcaagctgTTTAAGACTTTCAAATATGGAATAACTAAAGAGCAAAGCATTTAGGTTCAGGACTTTGTACACAAGTGGttacagaaacaaacatttgtCACAAGCACCCAAATCAAAACACTCCTAGCACAAATCACTGAGTTTATCTAATGAACATGCAGAGCCCTGAAGTCACAGAATAGTTTTATGTATCACTAAAACTGTAAACAAAGAACAGGGCAAGGATTCTGACCCCAGATAAAAATAATTCCCTTGGTATTCTTTTTTAAGGACATGTTCCTACTACTAATTCAAGATCTTTACTCTTGAGTTAAGCTCAACTAAGCTTTATCAGTTTACTGAAGacataaagcaaacaaaatgaaattgattCTAAAGAGAAACACGTCTGCCACATCATCAAAAGCAATCCCTGACATTACTTCCTGGATTCCTCATCTGGGGGTGGGACTGCACACCTCTGGGACAGCTGGAGGACTTTCACCACAATATTAACATCTCCAGAACCTCAGATGGCAGCACACATGAGCGAAACATCATTAATTCAGAAGAATATAGATTTAGATACTGCAATGGAAAAACTGAGACTGAGGACAATCCGGGCAGTCAAATAATCTTGAAGCTGAGTATTTCCTATAAACACCTGAAAACCAGATCCtatagaataaatagaaagcaggaaaaatggaGTCCTGTTACACCTGAAAAGATAAAGGGAAAAGGATCACGAGGCTTCAAAAGATTCAGTCCATTTTAATTCTAGCTAtggctaaaaagaaaacaaaacctaatgGAAACTCACACAAAGAAAGATACCGACATTTTAGTTACAAAAAGGAAGTAATTATTATTCTGCCCATTCactgcactgcagaaggaagaaattactCGGCACTATTAGCAtcattttgtgctttatttGGGGTGGGTTTCAATCATCCTGAGACATAAAATCACAACAAAAAAGATATTCAATCTCTTGATGACAGAATAACAATTTTCTAAAGGTGGCAAACGTCAAAGCTCAAATCAATCTTCACATCACAACACACCTGACTACTGTATGCTACAAGCAGACCTTGTAGACCACTCCAATTGTGCAACGACTGACCTACAGATCAAGCAACAAATCATGCCTACAAAGCTACCAATGGCTTTGAAATGGAATAGAGGTTTTGGTTGGTGTAACAACCATGATTGTTCATCAACCATACAGCCCCCTCATGGCAGGCCAAGCAATGCAAGCAGCTAACACTGTCTCTCTGACTCAAAAGCACCCAGTGGGGTTTCTTTAAGTAACACAAACTACAGCATCATGTGACAAAGAATTTGATTTAGCATCTctcatcattttaaaatactcacTTAAAGCACACCTGTAAGCCACAAGCATTGGGAAAGCCACCTTTGGCAGTGGAGGCGGTTTACAACTAAGAACCTAAGCCATACCTTATTGCTATATGGGATTAATTAAacccaaacagcagcagtttcagaatcacagaatggcgcagggttggaaaggatgtcaaagatcatgaatctgcaacctctctgctgcaggcagggccaccaacctccacgtttaatattagaccaggtttttcagttcctctttcaCAATGAGTTACAATAACTCTAAAGCCAGAAGGACATGCAAAGATTGATACAACAAACAGCAGTTTGCACCCAGCAGTGCACAGCCCAAACTGCCACTGAACAACTCCAAGCAGGTGAGCAGAACAACAAGGGCGTTTCTACCTCTGTTATTATGCTAATACCATCACAAACCTAATTGTACCCTCGAGTTCCTGAGGCCAAAAGTCACCTAATCCACTTGCCCTAAAGTCGCATACAGCTACTAAACTTTCAGACAAACCTCTGACCACAATAAAAGCTTAAGTGTAAAACACCAAGGAAGCAAATCGCTAGCAAGATCACACCACAGTTTATGGCAGTTTCCTCATCGCTTCATGAAAATTACTTCATAAAGCAACGTCCTATAGTCGTGTGCCGGTGACAGAACGAAGGACAGCCTCAGGACCGCCCCAATGTTGGAAACGGGACTTCCCCCCCCCCGGCCGGCCCGCGCCCACCCACCGCCACACAGCAACAGTGCCAGGAACCGAGccagaaagaaatcaaataaaagcCAAAGGCGCTTCGGTTGGCAACGTCTGATactgagagcagcaggaaggaccCCTCAAAGGAAAAGCGGAGCCCGATGAGGAGAGCCCGGCGGTGGCACCGAAACCCGGCAGAGCGAGCACAGGCCCGGAGCGGCCCAGAAcggcagccccagcagctcgGCCTGTCTGCGCCTCCGCCCCCACGTGGCGCCACTACCAGCCGGCCCACAGCCCCCGGCCCGGGCCGGGCTCCTGACGCCGAGCCGCAGCTACTCACAGGCGGCTGAACCGAATCCTGCCTTCcgacccccctccccccgcctCCACAGCCCCAATATGGCGGCCACAGCGGGGGGCACATCCACTTCCGCTTCCGGGGCAAGAGAGGCGGGGAGAGGATTCAGAGCCGGCCTGCCATTGGTGGCTGCGGGAGGAAGAGGGGCGGCCGCTGGAGCGTAATCTTTAACATCTGCGCAGGCGCAGTTCGCTCTGCTAGCGCTGAAGGGCGGCCCTTCTCGCCCCGCCCCTCCTCCTCTCAGCCAATGAGcgccaggctgctgctgccagcgtGGAGGCGTCGGGAGCTGCGCGGGCACGTGGCGGCGGAGCCGCTGCAGTTTGCTGTTTTCCCGCCTCAGCTGAGCGCGCGCGCTCGGTAACGCCTCAGAGAGCCTTGCCTCAGCCTGGCTGCCTCAGCCTGCAGCTTCAGCAGTTTGTGGAGTTAAAGTACTCGAGTTTTGTTTGTTAGTGGTCTATGCGGAGCTGAAAAGCAAGCAGATCTACCGAAGCGTTGGTGTTTTTGCACCTATCGTCATCCTCAAATTTCTGTATGAAGTATGATAAATGATGGTAGGTAAATCTATTCCTCTAACCTTCGAGTTTAAAAATCTCTAACACACATACACAGGAAAGTTTGGGATTAAAACGAATAGAACAAGATCAGAAATACTCCTTAGGCAAAGATACGGatggcataaaaaaaaataagcacaagCGCTGCTGTGCATCTGATGAAACAATCCGAGCTAAAATCGTGCAGCAAAAACGGTGCGCAGCCGCTTCTCCCTCCGCGAGCCGGCGATGCTCggtgcagctgtgtgcagtgccGCTTTGTGCCGCTGGGTGGCGCTGCAGTTCGCGCTTTGAGGCCGAAGGCGGCCCTGCCTCGGGCCGGCGCTGCTTTAGGAGCTGCGCTGCCTCTGCTGCCGGGCGGCGCTGGGCTCGGTTTTGAAGAGGGTGCGTGCTTCAAAGCGAAATGAGgcttttgcaaaacagaaaacaaacaaaaaaagagaagtcacTGGGGGTACTGATAACGCCATCCTGATGGTTTGTTTGGTGTgaatacagaaaacaagctCAAGGCAGCTTCTTGATGCAAGTATGCATTTGTGTTTCAGGTATTCATTTGCAACATGTATTTAAACATAAGGCATAGGAATGCCAACAATAGTATACTTTGAGGATTGTAATCATTAACTTAAAATACATAAAGTTATCAGACTGCTTATTTTCACAATTCCCAGTCAGTTCTGATGCAGTAGAGGCAATCTG from Lagopus muta isolate bLagMut1 chromosome 21, bLagMut1 primary, whole genome shotgun sequence includes the following:
- the RER1 gene encoding protein RER1 produces the protein MSEGDSIGESVHGKPSVVYRFFTRLGQIYQSWLDKSTPYTAVRWIVTLGLSFIYMIRVYLLQGWYIVTYALGIYHLNLFIAFLSPKVDPSLMEDSDDGPSLPTRQNEEFRPFIRRLPEFKFWHSATKGILVAMACTFFEAFNVPVFWPILVMYFIMLFCITMKRQIKHMIKYRYIPFTHGKRKYKGKEDVGKTFAS